In the Dryobates pubescens isolate bDryPub1 chromosome 30, bDryPub1.pri, whole genome shotgun sequence genome, one interval contains:
- the LOC104300680 gene encoding acrosin, with translation MTLLHLLLLLALCWAAHGAQSNCVGCGLRPMAATWGKSRVVGGTDAQPGAWPWIVSLQDAHGAGSGHICGGSLITPQWVLTAAHCFVKGRHVSQWRVVAGVTQLSQHGPETQTRQVRRLLLHRSYDSVTESHDIALLQLDRPLRCGQRVQLACVPPASEPLPPLGDCYVSGWGSTAARGERPPDVLQEAKVQLIDTKLCNSSRWYAGAIHEHNLCAGYPQGGIDTCQGDSGGPLACQDRNGPYFWLVGLTSWGKGCARARRPGVYTSTQHFYNWILERMGLSPGAAAATPPQAASSTPPQAASSTPPQAASSTPPQAATQPGSAESCPFPRKKLVEFFKLLQELLQNLRGSKA, from the exons ATGACCCTGCTccatctgcttctgctgctggccctgtgctgggctgcccatggtgcacaGAGCAACTGTGT GGGCTGTGGACTCCGGCCCATGGCTGCCACGTGGGGCAAGTCACGCGTGGTGGGTGGCACCGATGCCCAGCCAGGGGCCTGGCCGTGGATCGTCAGCCTCCAGGATGCCCAtggagcaggctctgggcacATCTGCGGAGGGTCCCTCATCACTCCCCAGTGGGTGCTGACAGCAGCTCACTGCTTCGTCAAAGGCAG GCACGTCAGCCAGTGGCGGGTGGTGGCGGGGGTCACGCAGCTGTCCCAGCACGGCCCCGAGACGCAGACGCGGCAGGTGcggcggctgctgctgcaccgCAGCTACGACAGCGTCACCGAGAGCCACGACAtcgccctgctgcagctggaccgGCCCCTGCGCTGCGGGCAGCGCGTCCAGCTGGCCTGCGTGCCCCCGGCCTCCGAGCCCCTGCCCCCGCTCGGAGACTGCTACGTCAGCGGCTGGGGCTCCACCGCGGCCAGAGGTGAGC GACCACCTGATGTGCTGCAGGAGGCCAAGGTGCAGCTCattgacaccaagctgtgcaaCAGCAGCCGGTGGTACGCGGGGGCCATCCATGAGCACAACCTGTGTGCAGGCTACCCACAGGGTGGCATCGACACCTGCCAG ggtgaCAGTGGAGGTCCTCTTGCCTGCCAGGACAGGAATGGGCCTTACTTCTGGCTGGTGGGATTGACCAGCTGGGGGaaaggctgtgccagagccaggcGGCCCGGCGTCTACACCTCCACACAGCACTTCTACAACTGGATCCTGGAGCGGATGGgcctgtccccaggggcagcagctgccacccctccccaggcagcctcctccacccctccccaggcagcctcctccacccccccgcaggcagcctcctccaccCCCCCGCAGGCAGCCACGCAGCCAGGCTCGGCCGAGTCCTGCCCCTTCCCACGCAAGAAGCTGGTGGAGTTcttcaagctgctgcaggagctgctgcagaacctAAGGGGCAGCAAGGCCTGA
- the DKK1 gene encoding dickkopf-related protein 1 produces the protein MRGLVALLAALSCAAPLGRAAGPAGALSSNAIKGPPPGGAAETSAAPAAPFDGSNKSPPAATRQPFPCTEDEDCGPEEFCGGAARGGGAPLCLACRRRRKRCLRDAMCCPGTACSNGLCTPLEHPHGGSELDELGTEVLPRRTPAPAWLPTAKGEEGQFCLRSSDCGPGLCCARHFWSKICKPVLREGQVCTRHRRKGAHGLELFQRCQCAEGLGCRLQRSQGPDASRLHTCQRL, from the exons ATGCGGGGTCTGGTGGCGCTGCTGGCGGCGCTGAGCTGCGCGGCACCCCTGGGGAGGGCGGCGGGCCCCGCCGGTGCTCTCAGCTCCAACGCTATCAAGGGACCCCCCCCAGGGGGGGCGGCCGAGACCAGCGCTGCCCCCGCTGCTCCCTTCGACGGCAGCAACAAGTCGCCTCCGGCGGCCACCCGGCAG CCTTTCCCCTGCACCGAGGACGAGGACTGTGGCCCGGAGGAGTTCTGTGGGGGGGCTGCCCGTGGCGGGGGTGCCCCGCTGTGCCTGGCCTGTCGCCGGCGTCGCAAGCGCTGCCTGCGTGATGccatgtgctgccctggcaccgcCTGCAGCAACG ggctctgcacaccCCTGGAGCATCCCCATGGCGGCAGTGAGCTGGATGAGCTGGGCACTGAGGTTCTGCCCCGACGGacgcctgcccctgcctggctgcccactGCCAAAG GTGAGGAGGGGCAGTTCTGCCTGCGCTCGTCGGACTGCGGGCCGGGGCTGTGCTGCGCGCGCCACTTCTGGTCCAAGATCTGCAAGCCGGTGCTGCGGGAGGGCCAGGTGTGCACGCGGCACCGGCGGAAGGGCGCCCACgggctggagctgttccagcgCTGCCAGTGCGCCGAGGGGCTGGGCTGCCGCCTGCAGCGCTCGCAGGGCCCCGACGCCTCGCGCCTGCACACCTGCCAGCGGCTCTGA